In Apium graveolens cultivar Ventura chromosome 10, ASM990537v1, whole genome shotgun sequence, the following are encoded in one genomic region:
- the LOC141690074 gene encoding pentatricopeptide repeat-containing protein At3g57430, chloroplastic — protein sequence MLSLSQNLSSLSPPLHSQKHPPLHNPDSTLNFTKKSSKPTSNSTWIESLRSLTRSNQFQQAIYTYNDMIMAGIVPNNFAFPAVLKAVTGLQDMYVGKQIQASVVKLGYDLSSVTVANTLLNLYGKCGDIGDVYKVFDRIPERDQVSWNSMIAALCRFEEWVVALEFFRVMQLEGVEASSFTLVSVALVCSNLEKRDGLVLGKQVHGFSLRIGEMKTFTNNALMTMYAKLGQVDGSRNMFELFKERDMVSWNTMISALSQSDRFSEALLYFQLMLREEIKPDGVTIASVLPACSHLELLDVGKRIHAFVLRNDDLANNSYVGSALVDMYCNCRKVESGRRVFDGIVDRKLALWNAMLAGYAQNGFYKSALILFQEMVEFSGLFPSPTSMVSVLPSCVHYDAFSDREGMHGYVLKMGFGSDRYIQNALMDLYSRMGKIDISKKIFESMDVKDIVSWNTMITGYVVCGLHEAALILLHEMQHAEVENLKLDGFVERRSLCKPNSITLMTILPGCAALAALAKGKEIHAYAIRNALSSDVTVGSALVDMYAKCGCLNLARRVFDGMSIRNVITWNVMIMAYGMHGKGKQALELFNKMALKGAGCEEVKPNEVTLIAVFSACSHSGMVDEGRNLFQRLKKDYGMEPTSDHYACVVDLLGRAGQLEEAYKLVNTMPLDYDRAGAWSSLLGACRIHHNVEIGEIAANNLLKLEPDVASHYVLLSNIYSSAGLWEKATEVRKKMTNMGVRKEPGCSWIEFEDEVHKFIAGDGSHPQSKQLHEFLETLSEKLKKGGYVPDTSCVLHNVNEDEKENLLCSHSERLAIAFGLLNSPPGTTIRVAKNLRVCNDCHAATKIISKVVEREIIVRDVRRFHYFKDGTCSCGDYW from the coding sequence ATGTTATCTCTTTCCCAaaatctctcctctctctctccaCCACTTCACTCTCAAAAACACCCACCACTTCACAACCCCGACTCCACACTCAACTTCACCAAAAAATCTTCAAAACCCACCTCAAATTCAACATGGATAGAGTCTCTCCGCTCTCTAACTCGTTCCAATCAGTTCCAACAAGCCATTTACACTTACAACGACATGATAATGGCTGGTATTGTACCCAACAACTTCGCATTTCCAGCTGTTTTGAAGGCTGTTACAGGGTTACAAGACATGTATGTTGGCAAGCAGATTCAGGCTAGTGTTGTGAAACTTGGGTATGATTTATCTTCAGTGACGGTGGCGAATACGCTGTTGAATTTGTATGGGAAATGTGGGGATATTGGAGATGTTTacaaggtgtttgatagaatTCCTGAGAGAGATCAAGTGTCGTGGAACTCTATGATTGCGGCGTTGTGTAGGTTTGAGGAATGGGTGGTTGCGTTGGAGTTTTTTAGGGTAATGCAATTGGAGGGAGTGGAGGCGAGCTCGTTTACGTTGGTCAGTGTGGCGCTTGTGTGCTCGAATTTGGAGAAACGGGATGGGTTGGTACTTGGGAAGCAAGTTCATGGGTTTAGTTTGAGAATTGGGGAAATGAAGACGTTTACGAATAATGCGTTGATGACAATGTATGCCAAGTTAGGACAGGTTGATGGTTCGAGAAATATGTTTGAGTTGTTTAAGGAGCGTGATATGGTGTCGTGGAACACTATGATTAGTGCTTTGTCGCAAAGTGATAGGTTTTCTGAGGCGTTGCTGTACTTTCAGCTTATGTTGCGTGAAGAGATTAAGCCTGATGGAGTTACTATTGCAAGTGTTCTTCCTGCGTGCTCGCATTTGGAGTTGTTAGATGTTGGGAAGAGAATTCATGCTTTTGTGTTGAGAAATGATGATTTGGCTAATAATTCTTATGTCGGAAGTGCTTTAGTTGACATGTATTGTAATTGCCGGAAAGTTGAGAGCGGACGTAGAGTTTTTGATGGTATTGTAGATAGAAAACTTGCTCTCTGGAATGCTATGCTTGCTGGTTATGCGCAGAATGGGTTTTACAAGAGTGCTTTGATATTATTTCAGGAAATGGTGGAGTTTTCAGGATTATTTCCTAGTCCCACCTCAATGGTAAGTGTCTTGCCTTCTTGCGTGCACTATGACGCATTTTCAGATAGGGAAGGAATGCATGGGTATGTGCTGAAGATGGGTTTTGGTAGTGACAGGTATATCCAGAACGCTCTTATGGACCTGTACTCTAGGATGGGAAAGATTGACATTTCAAAGAAAATATTTGAAAGTATGGATGTTAAAGACATTGTTTCTTGGAATACGATGATCACGGGTTATGTAGTCTGCGGACTCCATGAAGCGGCATTAATTTTACTTCATGAAATGCAACACGCAGAAGTAGAAAATTTGAAACTTGATGGTTTTGTTGAAAGAAGATCATTATGCAAGCCAAATTCTATAACTCTCATGACTATCCTTCCTGGTTGTGCTGCTTTGGCTGCACTAGCAAAAGGAAAGGAAATCCATGCTTATGCAATAAGAAATGCTCTGAGTTCAGATGTCACAGTAGGAAGTGCCTTGGTTGACATGTATGCTAAATGTGGTTGCCTGAATTTGGCTAGAAGAGTTTTTGACGGCATGAGTATTAGGAATGTGATCACATGGAATGTAATGATTATGGCTTATGGAATGCATGGGAAGGGAAAGCAAGCTTTAGAACTTTTTAATAAGATGGCTCTTAAAGGAGCTGGGTGCGAGGAAGTTAAGCCTAATGAGGTTACATTAATTGCAGTATTTTCTGCATGTAGTCACTCTGGAATGGTAGATGAAGGCCGGAATCTGTTTCAGAGATTAAAAAAGGACTATGGAATGGAACCCACATCCGATCATTATGCTTGTGTTGTTGATTTGCTAGGGCGAGCAGGTCAATTGGAGGAAGCTTATAAACTAGTCAACACGATGCCTCTTGATTACGACAGAGCAGGTGCGTGGAGTAGTTTGCTTGGTGCTTGCCGGATTCACCATAACGTAGAAATTGGAGAAATTGCAGCCAATAATCTCCTTAAGTTGGAGCCAGATGTGGCTAGTCACTATGTTCTGCTCTCCAATATTTACTCATCTGCCGGTCTCTGGGAGAAAGCAACGGAGGTGCGAAAGAAGATGACGAACATGGGAGTAAGAAAAGAGCCCGGGTGCAGTTGGATTGAGTTTGAGGATGAGGTGCATAAGTTCATTGCCGGTGATGGATCACATCCTCAAAGCAAGCAGCTCCATGAGTTTCTCGAGACCCTGTCGGAGAAATTGAAAAAAGGAGGCTATGTGCCAGATACATCTTGTGTTCTTCACAATGTTAACGAGGACGAAAAGGAGAATTTACTATGCAGCCATAGTGAGAGACTGGCGATAGCTTTCGGTCTTCTCAATAGTCCTCCTGGAACCACCATTCGAGTTGCAAAGAACCTGAGGGTTTGTAATGATTGCCATGCTGCTACTAAGATTATCTCAAAAGTAGTTGAGAGGGAGATCATCGTACGTGATGTAAGGAGATTTCACTATTTCAAAGATGGAACTTGTTCATGCGGGGATTATTGGTGA
- the LOC141690075 gene encoding isoeugenol synthase 1-like, translating to MGDIKKSKILVFGGSGYLGKFMVKGSTSAGHPTYFYVRPVKPQDHMKLNLLKEYLTMGVTIFQGELDEHDKLVEVLRQVDIVIATLGVPTYMEQLKILKAMKEAGNIKRFIPSEFGSEADRISPVLPAFQECIDIKKLIRREVEKSGIPYTFVAANSFGAYFVNFLLRPYDKKLHKFIIYGTGETKFVCNFEKDVAGYTVKAATDPRTENGIVIYRLPKNIITQLDLISRWEKKTGHTVEKTYISEEEIIKLSRSSRLQNAVAGAIVHSMFIKGDEMNYELTADDLDAVKLYPDYKYTTVDELLDIFMVDPPKPVVSTFE from the exons ATGGGCGACATTAAGAAGAGTAAGATACTGGTGTTTGGAGGAAGCGGATATTTAGGTAAGTTCATGGTAAAGGGGAGCACCTCAGCTGGTCATCCAACTTATTTCTATGTTCGCCCTGTGAAACCCCAAGATCATATGAAGCTTAATCTGCTTAAAGAATATCTAACCATGGGAGTTACAATTTTTCAG GGAGAACTGGACGAACACGACAAGCTTGTGGAGGTGCTCCGTCAGGTAGATATTGTTATTGCAACACTAGGAGTACCTACTTACATGGAACAGCTCAAAATATTAAAAGCAATGAAAGAGGCTGGCAATATAAAG AGATTTATCCCGTCAGAATTCGGAAGTGAGGCTGACAGAATTAGTCCAGTACTTCCAGCGTTTCAAGAATGTATTGACATAAAGAAGCTAATCAGAAGGGAAGTTGAAAAATCTGGAATACCATATACTTTCGTAGCTGCAAATTCATTTGGGGCATATTTTGTTAATTTCCTGCTTCGTCCTTATGACAAAAAGCTCCACAAATTTATCATCTATGGGACTGGTGAAACAAAAT TTGTGTGTAATTTCGAAAAGGACGTAGCTGGATATACTGTGAAAGCTGCAACAGATCCCCGAAcagaaaatggtatagttatcTACAGGCTCCCGAAAAATATAATCACTCAGTTAGATTTAATTTCACGCTGGGAGAAAAAAACCGGGCATACCGTGGAAAAGACCTACATTTCTGAGGAAGAGATCATCAAGCTCTCTCGGT CCTCTAGATTACAGAATGCTGTCGCCGGCGCCATAGTTCATAGCATGTTTATAAAAGGTGATGAGATGAATTATGAACTTACAGCGGATGACTTAGATGCGGTTAAGCTGTATCCGGATTACAAGTATACTACAGTTGATGAACTTCTAGATATCTTTATGGTTGATCCACCAAAACCAGTAGTATCTACTTTCGAGTAG
- the LOC141692960 gene encoding F-box/kelch-repeat protein At5g43190: protein MVINRYANTPPNPPQKMDPNLWSKLPEEILENILSCLPLKTFLYLQSTCKHFKSLTFSPSFISKHFSSSSSPSTTSFLLLSHPQFTHQYFLYNTNLNIWRAQFLSLSSILPPSATLICSVKGMLCFSDLDSNSFIICNLLARSSRTVKFPKHPFEFECFSMVLGVERYKLFVICQDSRCSVFVYDSINEGWENYGSEVDINYRTQGVCFNSRLYFATRGPFRVTVFGLETGNWENSFTVSPRELVFGRLVSDGNEKLYLFGGIGNNGISRNLKIWELSRGGENWVEIGSVPDMMCRKLVSVCFHNYEHLYVFWHQEMMCVCCYSWPEILYYKVSRRTWHWLPKCPSMPEKWSCGFKWFSFVPQLHPYV from the coding sequence ATGGTGATAAACAGATACGCAAACACACCACCAAACCCACCTCAAAAAATGGATCCAAACTTGTGGAGCAAACTACCAGAAGAAATCTTGGAAAACATACTCTCTTGTCTCCCCCTCAAAACATTTCTCTACTTACAATCAACTTGTAAGCACTTCAAGTCCCTCACTTTCTCCCCTTCTTTCATCTCCAAACACTTCTCTTCTTCCTCATCTCCCTCCACGACGTCGTTTTTGTTACTCTCTCACCCGCAATTCACTCACCAGTATTTTCTCTACAACACGAATTTGAATATATGGCGAGCTCAGTTTCTTTCGTTGTCTTCGATTTTGCCGCCGTCTGCTACGTTGATTTGTTCTGTAAAAGGGATGCTTTGTTTTTCCGATTTGGATTCGAATTCGTTTATAATTTGTAACTTGCTTGCGAGATCTTCGAGGACTGTGAAGTTCCCGAAACACCCTTTTGAGTTTGAGTGTTTTAGTATGGTTTTAGGGGTTGAAAGGTAcaaattgtttgtgatttgtcAAGATTCGAGGTGTTCTGTGTTTGTTTACGACTCGATTAATGAGGGTTGGGAGAATTACGGTTCGGAGGTTGATATTAATTATCGCACACAAGGTGTTTGTTTTAATTCCCGACTGTATTTTGCTACGAGAGGTCCGTTTAGGGTTACGGTGTTTGGTTTGGAGACTGGGAATTGGGAGAATTCGTTTACTGTTTCTCCGCGAGAGCTGGTTTTCGGGCGGTTGGTTAGCGATGGGAACGAGAAATTGTATTTGTTTGGTGGAATTGGGAACAATGGGATATCGAGAAACCTAAAGATTTGGGAGTTGAGCCGAGGAGGCGAGAATTGGGTTGAGATCGGAAGTGTTCCTGATATGATGTGCAGGAAACTGGTGTCGGTGTGTTTTCATAATTACGAGCATTTGTATGTGTTCTGGCATCAAGAAATGATGTGTGTTTGTTGTTATTCTTGGCCGGAGATTTTGTATTATAAGGTTTCGAGGAGGACCTGGCATTGGCTACCTAAGTGTCCTTCTATGCCTGAAAAATGGAGTTGTGGATTCAAGTGGTTCTCATTTGTGCCTCagcttcatccttatgtctag
- the LOC141693644 gene encoding protein NPGR1 yields the protein MLCACSGEQFKFEEAVPQSPESLATRDFSASGLSSRTGTVDWELSKLEDAQVDEAESTLKEALSLNYEEARALLGRLEFQRGNFDAALQVFNGIDIKALSPSMTKVIAERTRRQPRSRSKSDSVQPSVMSLHSVSLLLEAILLKANSLNEVGKVKEAARECKIILDIVDSALPSGMPEGFNEDCKLQEMLHKALELLPKLWIDAGSLDEAIIAYRRTLVKPWNLDRHKLANVQKNLAAMLLYGGVEASLPPQLKIWNPTTPSNNTEEAILLLYILMKKLMYCEIKWDPEIIDHLCFALSMCGQFESLAGHFEQVLPGTFTRAERWFFLALCYSAAGQDEAAINLSKKIAGCSESKHKTHVPSLLFGAKLCSQNPEHALEGIELVRRVIQLANHENEHFKYLAYKFLGFCYGNAARTSVSDSERFFYHGESISSLNLAAASHCEDADVMFTLGLENAMQRNITAAFDNAMTYSNMVAGSSGKGWKLLALVVSAEQRFSEAETIADLAFDETERIDQLELLRLKAILQITQEQPKQAIETYRILLSLIRTQGEHQKDRHSQVSPETRLETEAWLDLAKIYSDLDSWRDAEICIGKAKSVDFYFPRCWHTTGALFEARSLYKEALVSFSISLSIAPDYVPSIVSTAQVMMRLGSQTLPIARSLLMNALRLEPTNDEAWHHLGLLCKKEGSLQQAADCFQAAHELKLSAPVQSFV from the exons ATGTTGTGTGCTTGCTCAGGGGAGCAATTTAAGTTTGAAGAAGCAGTTCCACAGTCGCCCGAGTCGTTGGCAACGAGGGATTTCTCGGCTAGTGGTCTTTCGTCGAGGACTGGGACTGTCGATTGGGAATTGTCTAAATTGGAGGATGCTCAAGTGGATGAAGCGGAGTCTACATTAAAAGAGGCCCTCTCTTTAAATTACGAG GAAGCCAGAGCTTTGTTGGGGAGACTTGAATTCCAGAGAGGCAACTTTGATGCTGCACTTCAAGTGTTCAATGGAATTGATATTAAGGCTTTGTCCCCGAGTATGACCAAGGTGATTGCTGAGAGAACGAGGCGACAGCCGAGGTCACGGTCTAAAAGTGATAGTGTACAGCCAAGTGTAATGTCGCTACATTCAGTCAGTTTACTTCTTGAAGCAATTTTACTGAAGGCAAATTCATTAAATGAAGTTGGGAAAGTTAAAG AGGCTGCTAGAGAGTGCAAAATAATCCTGGATATAGTAGATTCAGCCCTTCCTAGTGGAATGCCTGAAGGCTTCAATGAAGATTGTAAGTTGCAGGAAATGCTTCACAAAGCACTTGAGTTGCTTCCGAAGCTCTGGATAGATGCAGGCTCTTTAGATGAAGCTATTATAGCATACAGACGAACTCTAGTTAAACCCTGGAACTTAGACCGACATAAGTTGGCAAATGTACAGAAGAACTTAGCTGCCATGCTACTCTATGGAGGCGTTGAAGCAAGCCTTCCTCCTCAGTTAAAGATATGGAATCCCACCACCCCTTCGAATAACACGGAAGAAGCAATACTTTTGTTGTATATACTTATGAAGAAGTTGATGTATTGTGAAATCAAGTGGGATCCAGAAATTATTGATCATTTGTGTTTTGCATTGTCAATGTGTGGACAGTTCGAATCGCTGGCTGGACACTTTGAACAGGTCCTCCCTGGGACCTTTACCCGAGCTGAGAGGTGGTTTTTTCTTGCTCTTTGTTACAGCGCTGCAGGTCAGGATGAAGCTGCTATTAATCTTTCCAAGAAGATCGCAGGGTGTTCCGAGTCAAAACACAAAACTCATGTTCCTTCACTTCTGTTTGGAGCTAAGTTGTGCTCTCAAAATCCAGAACATGCTCTTGAAGGGATTGAATTGGTCCGTAGAGTGATCCAATTGGCCAATCATGAGAATGAGCACTTTAAATATCTAGCATATAAATTTCTTGGTTTTTGCTATGGAAATGCTGCAAGAACTTCAGtttcagattctgagagatttttTTATCATGGAGAATCCATAAGCTCTCTGAATCTTGCTGCTGCTTCTCATTGTGAAGATGCAGACGTGATGTTTACTCTTGGCTTGGAAAATGCAATGCAAAGAAACATTACTGCAGCTTTCGATAATGCTATGACATATTCTAATATGGTTGCTGGAAGCTCAGGGAAAGGTTGGAAACTTTTAGCTCTAGTAGTATCTGCGGAACAAAGATTCAGTGAGGCTGAGACCATTGCTGACCTTGCTTTTGATGAGACAGAAAGAATTGACCAGTTGGAACTTCTTAGATTGAAAGCTATACTTCAAATCACTCAAGAGCAGCCCAAGCAAGCTATTGAGACCTATAGAATTTTGCTATCCCTGATTCGAACACAAGGAGAGCACCAGAAGGACAGGCATTCTCAG GTTTCACCTGAAACAAGGTTAGAAACTGAAGCTTGGCTAGATCTAGCAAAAATTTATTCGGATCTTGATTCATGGCGCGATGCTGAAATTTGTATAGGCAAAGCCAAGTCGGTTGATTTTTACTTCCCGAGGTGTTGGCATACAACAG GTGCCTTATTTGAAGCTCGATCACTATACAAGGAAGCACTTGTTTCCTTTTCAATTTCACTGTCCATAGCACCAGATTATGTCCCGAGTATAGTTTCAACAGCACAAGTGATGATGAGACTGGGTAGTCAAACACTTCCTATTGCAAGAAGCCTTCTAATGAATGCGTTAAGACTAGAACCTACTAACGATGAGGCATGGCATCACCTGGGGTTGCTTTGTAAGAAGGAAGGCTCACTGCAGCAGGCAGCAGACTGTTTTCAGGCTGCCCATGAGCTGAAGCTGTCCGCGCCTGTTCAAAGCTTCGTGTGA